Proteins encoded together in one Acidobacteriota bacterium window:
- a CDS encoding glucose-1-phosphate cytidylyltransferase: MKTVILCGGYGSRIRDVADNIPKPMIPIGRQPILWHIMKYYAGFGYRDFVLCLGYQGQVIRDFFLNYEAHTQDATIVLGRGGQVQYLTNHDEADWRVTLADTGQDAMTGARVRKIKKYIASDEEFLLTYGDGLGDIDIDKLVAFHRAHGRILTITGVRPPSRFGELRATDDGVVVEFNEKPQATAGRISGGFFVCRREFFDYLNEQEDLVLEQEPMARLVADRQMCVFEHDGFWQPMDTSREYQFLNSLYASGNAPWVR; the protein is encoded by the coding sequence TTGAAAACTGTCATTCTCTGTGGCGGCTACGGCTCACGGATTCGCGACGTCGCCGACAACATTCCGAAGCCGATGATCCCGATCGGCCGCCAGCCGATTCTGTGGCACATCATGAAGTACTACGCCGGGTTCGGCTACAGGGACTTCGTGCTGTGCCTGGGCTATCAGGGCCAGGTCATCCGCGACTTCTTCCTGAACTACGAGGCGCACACGCAGGACGCGACGATCGTGCTCGGTCGCGGGGGTCAGGTGCAGTACCTGACCAACCACGATGAAGCCGATTGGCGAGTCACGCTGGCCGACACTGGTCAGGACGCGATGACAGGAGCGCGAGTGCGCAAGATCAAGAAGTACATCGCGAGCGACGAGGAGTTCTTGCTCACCTATGGTGATGGCCTGGGCGACATCGACATCGACAAGTTGGTGGCCTTTCACCGCGCGCACGGAAGGATCCTGACGATTACCGGGGTGCGTCCCCCAAGTCGGTTCGGCGAATTACGCGCGACAGACGATGGTGTGGTCGTGGAGTTCAACGAGAAGCCGCAGGCTACAGCCGGACGGATCTCAGGCGGGTTCTTCGTCTGCCGCCGTGAGTTCTTCGACTATCTCAACGAGCAGGAAGACCTGGTGCTGGAGCAGGAACCCATGGCTCGCCTGGTCGCCGATCGCCAGATGTGCGTCTTCGAGCACGACGGCTTCTGGCAGCCGATGGACACGAGCCGCGAATACCAGTTTCTCAACTCGCTCTATGCATCGGGGAATGCACCGTGGGTTCGATAG
- a CDS encoding glycosyltransferase family 4 protein: MTKPRLHVHSDCQFFSGAENMVGNLVGSDALREQFDVSFSYRYTLEYERGFRSRVSTPVPTFPLRLRDTATLMELTGSLPKIVDRGWKLLLFLLQVRYFFLLWNTAILWRFFRRERVDILHVNNGGYPAAYSCNAAVLAARLAGIRRIVYVVNNIAQPYASPLRWTDYPIDRLVAGTVTVFVTGSGFAADALRRVLRLRVEQVRTIQNGIAPRRLHEDRGAVLERLGLAPDRTLLAVIAVIEQRKGHAVLIEAMRVMRGRLDPSEMPMLLIEGVGSKLAEVKALIRKHALDDCIHCLGSEEHVFDLMNTVDVIVLPSISHEDFPNVILEAMSLGKSVVASRIAGVPEQVTDMESGILIKPGDAGALAEALVRLVRNPGLRRTLGDNGLERFKAHFREDLAVSRYMALYEELCTGALHAVQNVA; this comes from the coding sequence GTGACGAAGCCCAGGCTGCACGTTCACTCCGACTGCCAGTTCTTCAGCGGTGCCGAGAACATGGTAGGCAACCTCGTGGGGAGTGACGCCTTGCGAGAGCAGTTCGACGTGAGTTTCAGTTACCGTTACACCCTCGAGTACGAGCGTGGGTTCCGCAGCCGAGTCTCCACACCGGTGCCGACGTTCCCGCTGAGACTCCGTGACACCGCCACGTTGATGGAGTTGACCGGAAGCCTGCCCAAAATCGTCGACAGGGGTTGGAAGTTGCTCCTGTTCCTTCTTCAGGTTCGCTACTTCTTTCTTCTCTGGAACACCGCGATTTTGTGGCGGTTCTTTCGCCGGGAGCGCGTCGATATTCTCCACGTGAACAACGGTGGTTACCCGGCAGCCTACTCCTGCAACGCTGCCGTGCTGGCAGCCAGGCTGGCCGGCATTCGCCGGATTGTCTACGTGGTGAACAACATCGCCCAACCGTACGCGTCACCCCTACGGTGGACGGACTATCCCATCGACCGGCTCGTCGCTGGCACGGTCACGGTATTCGTGACCGGTTCTGGTTTTGCCGCGGACGCCCTCAGGCGAGTGCTTCGGCTTCGTGTCGAGCAGGTCCGGACCATTCAGAACGGCATCGCTCCGCGACGGCTCCATGAAGATCGGGGAGCGGTGCTGGAGCGCCTTGGTCTGGCTCCCGACCGCACGTTGCTCGCGGTCATCGCGGTCATCGAACAACGCAAAGGGCACGCGGTTCTCATCGAGGCCATGCGCGTCATGCGAGGCCGACTAGATCCGTCCGAGATGCCGATGCTGCTCATCGAGGGCGTGGGTTCGAAGTTGGCGGAAGTGAAGGCTCTCATCCGGAAGCATGCGCTCGACGACTGCATTCACTGTCTCGGCTCCGAAGAACACGTCTTCGACCTAATGAACACGGTCGACGTGATCGTGTTGCCGTCTATTTCCCACGAGGATTTCCCGAATGTCATACTCGAGGCGATGAGTCTCGGAAAGTCCGTCGTGGCGAGCCGGATTGCCGGCGTGCCCGAACAGGTCACAGACATGGAGTCCGGGATTCTCATCAAACCGGGAGACGCAGGCGCGCTGGCCGAGGCACTCGTCCGCCTGGTCAGAAACCCAGGGCTGCGCCGCACTCTCGGCGATAATGGCCTTGAACGGTTCAAGGCGCACTTTCGCGAGGACCTGGCCGTGTCGCGATACATGGCGCTCTACGAGGAATTGTGCACGGGAGCGCTCCATGCGGTGCAGAATGTGGCGTGA